From one Accipiter gentilis chromosome 3, bAccGen1.1, whole genome shotgun sequence genomic stretch:
- the PDCL2 gene encoding LOW QUALITY PROTEIN: phosducin-like protein 2 (The sequence of the model RefSeq protein was modified relative to this genomic sequence to represent the inferred CDS: inserted 1 base in 1 codon; substituted 3 bases at 3 genomic stop codons), producing the protein MVQISFASSNQWPTGQSAGACRHRXNRXGWVXPAPTATTVLPPSDKSSGHPEERQCPGGKPCRSEKXQMKIHDREWSMKDPNEDTEWNDILRHFGILPPKEKPKDEIEEMVLHLQKEEEVKPYKRMTLEELKEAEDDFDETDRKAIEKYRQQRLQEWKCLQRRQKYGELREICGEQYVKEVTNAPENVWVIIHLYRSSMPMCLLVNEHLSLLARKFPEVKFLKAIVNSCIQNYDDRCLPTILVYKTGEIKGRFIGVAECGGIYVKVEELEWKLAEVGAIETDLEENPKKDIINMMTLSVQNLSAHEDTNTKSSDVMKPRIT; encoded by the exons ATGGTGCAA ATCAGTTTTGCCAGCAGTAACCAATGGCCGACAGGGCAATCGGCCGGGGCCTGCCGCCACCGTTAGAACCGGTGAGGGTGGG GCCCTGCCCCAACAGCCACCACAGTCCTGCCACCATCGGATAAGAGCAGCGGCCACCCTGAGGAGAGGCAGTGCCCCGGGGGGAAGCCATGCAG aagtgaaaaatgacaaatgaaaattCATGATAGAGAATGGTCCATGAAG GATCCAAATGAAGATACTGAATGGAATGACATACTGAGACATTTTGGAATTCTACCTCCAAAAGAAAAACCGAAAGATGAAATTGAAGAAATGGTTTTACACttgcagaaagaagaagaag TGAAACCGTATAAAAGAATGACTCTTGAAGAATTGAAGGAAGCTGAAGATGACTTTGATGAGACTGATAGGAAAGCTATTGAAAAATACAG GCAGCAACGTTTGCAAGAATGGAAATGTCTTCAGAGGCGGCAAAAGTATGGGGAGCTAAGAGAAATTTGTGGAGAGCAGTATGTAAAGGAAGTTACAAATGCTCCAGAGAATGTTTGGGTTATAATTCATCTTTATCGGTCAAG catGCCAATGTGTTTACTGGTTAATGAACATCTCAGCCTGCTAGCCAGAAAATTTCCAGAAGTCAAGTTTCTCAAAGCCATTGTAAACAGCTGCATTCAGAATTACGACGACAGATGTTTACCCACAATACTTGTATATAAAACTGGTGAAATAAAAGGCAGGTTCATTGGAGTAGCTGAATGTGGGGGAATATATGTTAAAGTGGAAG AGCTTGAATGGAAACTAGCAGAAGTGGGAGCAATAGAAACTGACttagaagaaaaccccaaaaagGACATTATTAATATGATGACACTGTCAGTGCAAAATCTTTCTGCTCATGAAGACACCAACACAAAAAGCAGTGATGTGATGAAACCCCGTATTACTTGA